From one Enterobacter kobei genomic stretch:
- a CDS encoding nucleoside/nucleotide kinase family protein, whose product MKITLHINGLTTTASYDEAEIETVHKPLLRRLAGLTSAHHRTIVFLSAPPGTGKSTLTTFWEYLCAQDPALPELQTLPMDGFHHYNNWLEAHQLRGVKGTPATYDIDKLAQSLARIRRGEGNWPQYDRQRHDPVEDAIAVTAPLVIVEGNWLLLDDPRWQAVRQYCDFSIFIRAPQSALTARLVARKMAGGLSRAQAEDFYQRTDGPNVVTVLTHSLAADVTLIMDESGKLSLRGDPQ is encoded by the coding sequence GTGAAAATAACCTTACACATCAATGGACTGACAACCACCGCCAGCTATGACGAGGCGGAAATTGAAACCGTTCATAAACCACTGTTACGCCGCCTGGCGGGACTTACTTCCGCGCATCACCGGACGATTGTTTTTCTCAGCGCACCGCCGGGAACCGGCAAGTCTACGTTAACTACGTTCTGGGAATACCTGTGTGCGCAGGACCCGGCGCTGCCGGAGTTGCAGACGCTGCCGATGGATGGCTTTCATCACTATAACAATTGGCTGGAGGCGCATCAGCTGCGCGGCGTGAAAGGCACGCCTGCGACCTATGATATCGACAAGCTGGCGCAGTCGTTAGCGCGCATCCGCCGCGGCGAGGGGAACTGGCCGCAGTATGATCGCCAGCGTCACGATCCGGTTGAAGACGCTATTGCCGTGACGGCACCGCTGGTGATCGTCGAAGGCAACTGGCTGCTGCTGGACGACCCCCGCTGGCAGGCCGTGCGGCAGTATTGTGATTTTTCAATCTTCATTCGCGCGCCGCAGTCAGCGTTAACCGCCCGGCTGGTGGCGCGCAAAATGGCCGGAGGTTTAAGCCGGGCGCAGGCAGAAGATTTTTATCAGCGCACCGATGGACCAAATGTTGTCACCGTACTGACTCACAGCCTGGCGGCAGACGTGACGCTCATAATGGACGAGAGCGGGAAGCTGTCACTGCGCGGCGATCCCCAGTAA
- a CDS encoding MltR family transcriptional regulator produces MTTLTEDDVLEQLETMEDLRAFMVRANDILLRAIRHFLPSLFVNNDAEIVEYAVKPLLAQSGPLDDRDVALRLIYALGKMDKWLYADIMHFSQFSQYLGEQTQVPGYGDEVVWDFISNMNSITTNTPLYNALKAMKFADFAVYSETRFSAMVKTALTLAVTTIVKELTP; encoded by the coding sequence ATGACGACGCTGACAGAAGATGATGTGCTGGAGCAACTTGAGACCATGGAGGACTTACGCGCCTTTATGGTTAGGGCGAATGACATTTTGCTGCGCGCCATCCGGCATTTTTTGCCGTCCTTATTCGTTAATAATGATGCAGAAATCGTCGAATATGCGGTAAAACCGCTGCTGGCGCAAAGTGGCCCGCTGGATGATAGGGATGTCGCGCTCCGTTTGATTTATGCGCTGGGGAAAATGGATAAATGGCTGTATGCCGACATTATGCATTTTTCCCAGTTCAGTCAGTATCTGGGGGAGCAGACGCAGGTTCCGGGCTACGGGGATGAGGTTGTCTGGGATTTCATTAGCAACATGAACAGCATCACCACCAATACGCCGCTGTATAACGCGCTGAAAGCGATGAAATTCGCGGATTTTGCCGTTTATTCAGAGACGCGGTTTAGTGCGATGGTTAAAACCGCGCTGACGCTGGCCGTGACGACGATCGTAAAGGAACTCACGCCGTGA
- the glpX gene encoding class II fructose-bisphosphatase, which translates to MMALAWPLLRITEQAALAAWPQTGCGDKNKIDGLAVAAMRDALNTLAMKGRVVIGEGEIDCAPMLYIGESVGTGTGPAVDIAVDPIEGTRMVAMGQSNALAVMAFAPPGSLFQAPDMYMKKLVVSRQARAVLNLALPLTDNLRNVAKALGKPLASLRMVTLDKPRMRPAIEEAMQLGVKVFALPDGDVAASVLTCHPDTMFDVMYTIGGAPEGVISACAVKALGGDMQVELIDFCEAKGDEPAHQHIARCERRRCAEMEVRVNHIYSLDDLVKRDDILFCATGVTDGDLLKGIHEHGGRLQTQTLLINGAERTCNIIDSLHCW; encoded by the coding sequence ATGATGGCTCTGGCGTGGCCGCTGCTGCGTATTACGGAACAGGCGGCACTCGCTGCCTGGCCGCAAACCGGCTGTGGCGATAAAAATAAAATCGACGGGCTGGCGGTCGCCGCGATGCGGGATGCACTCAATACGCTCGCTATGAAGGGGCGCGTGGTCATTGGCGAAGGCGAAATCGATTGTGCTCCGATGCTGTATATTGGCGAAAGCGTGGGAACGGGTACCGGTCCTGCGGTGGACATTGCGGTCGACCCTATTGAAGGCACCCGCATGGTGGCGATGGGGCAAAGTAATGCGCTGGCGGTGATGGCGTTTGCGCCTCCGGGGAGCCTGTTTCAGGCCCCTGATATGTATATGAAAAAGCTGGTGGTAAGCCGACAGGCGCGTGCTGTGCTTAATCTCGCGTTGCCCCTGACAGATAATCTTCGCAACGTAGCGAAGGCGCTGGGTAAACCCCTTGCTTCGCTGCGCATGGTGACGCTCGATAAGCCGCGTATGCGTCCCGCAATTGAAGAGGCTATGCAACTGGGTGTCAAAGTGTTTGCCCTCCCGGATGGGGATGTGGCCGCCAGCGTACTGACCTGCCATCCCGATACTATGTTTGACGTGATGTATACCATTGGCGGTGCGCCGGAAGGGGTAATTTCTGCCTGCGCCGTTAAAGCCTTAGGGGGAGATATGCAGGTGGAACTTATCGACTTTTGTGAAGCGAAAGGGGATGAGCCTGCGCATCAACACATTGCCCGGTGCGAGCGTCGTCGCTGTGCGGAAATGGAGGTCAGGGTAAATCATATCTATTCACTGGATGATCTGGTTAAGCGGGACGACATCCTGTTTTGCGCCACAGGCGTGACCGACGGCGATTTGCTGAAAGGCATTCATGAGCACGGAGGCAGATTGCAGACACAAACATTGCTCATCAATGGCGCAGAGCGAACGTGTAATATAATAGATTCCCTGCATTGCTGGTGA
- a CDS encoding zinc-binding dehydrogenase produces MKTKVAAIYGKRDVRIREFELPAITENELLVSVISDSVCLSTWKAALLGSDHKRVPEDLENHPVITGHECAGIIVEVGKNLSDKFKKGQRFVLQPAMGLPSGYSAGYSYEYFGGNATYMIIPEVAINLGCVLPYDGDYFAAASLAEPMCCIIGAYHANYHTTQYVYEHRMGIKPGGNIALLACAGPMGIGAIDYAINGGIKPGQVVVVDIDEKRLAQAQKLLPVEQAAAKGIELIYVNTTGMDHPATALRALTGNTGFDDVFVYAAVPAVVEMADALLAEDGCLNFFAGPTDSNFKVPFNFYNVHYNSTHVVGTSGGSTDDMKEAIALSARGQLQPSFMVTHIGGLDAVPETVLNLPDIPGGKKLIYNGVTLPLTAIADFAEKGKSDPLFKVLAEKVAETHGIWNAQAEKYLLAHFGVDIGEAAQ; encoded by the coding sequence ATGAAAACGAAAGTTGCTGCGATATACGGCAAGCGGGACGTCCGCATCCGTGAATTTGAACTGCCCGCAATTACAGAAAATGAACTGCTGGTCAGCGTTATTTCCGACAGCGTGTGTCTCTCTACCTGGAAGGCGGCTTTATTAGGTAGCGATCATAAGCGTGTACCGGAGGATCTGGAAAATCATCCGGTGATCACCGGACACGAATGTGCAGGTATTATCGTTGAGGTGGGGAAAAATCTCTCTGATAAGTTTAAGAAAGGGCAGCGCTTTGTTTTACAGCCCGCAATGGGATTACCGTCTGGCTATTCTGCCGGATACAGCTACGAATATTTTGGTGGTAACGCCACCTATATGATTATTCCCGAAGTAGCGATTAATCTGGGTTGTGTACTCCCGTATGACGGCGATTATTTTGCCGCCGCATCCCTGGCTGAGCCGATGTGCTGCATTATCGGTGCTTACCATGCCAATTATCACACCACACAGTATGTTTATGAACATCGCATGGGCATCAAGCCAGGAGGCAATATCGCGCTGCTGGCCTGCGCCGGACCGATGGGTATTGGCGCCATTGACTACGCCATTAACGGCGGTATCAAACCGGGGCAGGTTGTGGTGGTGGATATCGATGAAAAACGCCTTGCCCAGGCACAGAAACTTCTGCCCGTCGAACAGGCAGCGGCGAAAGGCATCGAACTTATTTATGTCAATACGACGGGCATGGATCATCCGGCGACGGCACTTCGCGCCCTGACCGGCAATACCGGCTTTGATGATGTCTTCGTTTATGCGGCGGTACCCGCCGTGGTGGAAATGGCCGATGCGCTACTGGCTGAAGACGGATGCCTGAACTTTTTCGCCGGACCAACAGACAGCAATTTTAAAGTGCCTTTTAATTTCTACAACGTGCATTACAACAGCACGCATGTCGTCGGTACGTCTGGCGGTTCCACTGATGACATGAAAGAAGCGATTGCGCTTAGCGCCCGCGGGCAGCTCCAGCCGTCATTTATGGTGACGCATATCGGTGGGCTGGATGCCGTTCCTGAGACAGTGCTTAACCTGCCGGATATTCCCGGCGGCAAAAAGCTAATTTATAACGGCGTCACCCTGCCTTTAACAGCGATCGCGGATTTTGCGGAAAAGGGCAAAAGCGATCCGCTGTTTAAGGTGCTGGCTGAGAAAGTGGCAGAAACCCACGGTATCTGGAATGCGCAGGCCGAAAAATACCTGTTGGCGCATTTTGGCGTGGACATCGGGGAGGCGGCGCAATGA
- a CDS encoding PTS mannitol transporter subunit IICB, whose protein sequence is MEHKSARAKVQAFGGFLTAMVIPNIGAFIAWGFITALFIPTGWMPNEQFARIVGPMITYLLPVMIGSTGGALVGGKRGAVMGGIGSIGVIVGADIPMFLGAMIMGPLGGLMIKKIDNVLENRIPAGFEMVINNFSLGIAGMALCLLGFEVIGPAVLIANNMVRESIESLVHAGYLPLLSVINEPAKILFLNNAIDQGVYYPLGMQQASETGKSIFFMVASNPGPGLGLLLGFTLFGKGMAKKSAPGAMIIHFLGGIHELYFPYVLMKPLTLIAMIAGGMSGIWVFTMLDGGLVAGPSPGSIFAYLALTPKGAFLATITGVTTGTVVSFIITSFILKMDKSGEAESEDTFTDSANAVKTMKQEGALSYRHVKRIAFVCDAGMGSSAMGATTFRKRLEKAGLTITVMHYAIENVPTDVDIIITHASLEGRVKRVSNKPLVLIKNYIGDPHLDELFSHLTEK, encoded by the coding sequence ATGGAACATAAGTCTGCTCGTGCAAAAGTCCAGGCTTTTGGCGGATTTTTGACGGCCATGGTTATCCCCAATATCGGTGCATTTATTGCCTGGGGGTTTATTACTGCGTTATTTATTCCTACCGGCTGGATGCCGAATGAACAATTCGCCAGAATCGTCGGCCCGATGATTACTTATTTGTTGCCCGTGATGATAGGTTCTACCGGAGGGGCGCTTGTTGGCGGTAAGCGTGGCGCGGTGATGGGCGGCATCGGCAGTATTGGTGTCATTGTCGGCGCTGATATTCCGATGTTTCTGGGCGCGATGATCATGGGGCCTTTAGGCGGCCTGATGATTAAAAAAATCGATAACGTGCTGGAAAATCGCATTCCCGCAGGCTTTGAGATGGTCATTAATAACTTCTCCCTGGGGATTGCAGGCATGGCGCTGTGCCTGCTGGGGTTTGAAGTTATCGGGCCTGCGGTGCTCATTGCCAATAACATGGTCAGAGAAAGCATTGAGTCGCTGGTTCATGCAGGTTACCTGCCGTTGCTTTCCGTAATCAATGAACCGGCGAAGATCCTGTTTCTGAATAATGCCATCGATCAGGGGGTCTATTATCCGTTGGGAATGCAACAGGCGTCGGAAACCGGGAAATCCATTTTCTTTATGGTGGCCTCGAATCCAGGGCCTGGGTTGGGGCTACTGCTCGGCTTTACCCTTTTTGGTAAAGGCATGGCGAAGAAGTCAGCGCCTGGCGCGATGATTATTCATTTTCTCGGCGGGATCCATGAGCTCTATTTCCCGTATGTGTTGATGAAACCCTTAACACTGATCGCCATGATTGCCGGGGGCATGAGTGGAATCTGGGTATTTACGATGTTAGACGGCGGACTGGTGGCTGGCCCAAGCCCGGGATCTATTTTCGCGTATCTGGCATTAACGCCGAAAGGAGCTTTCCTCGCCACTATTACGGGGGTCACAACAGGAACCGTAGTGAGCTTTATTATTACATCTTTTATTTTGAAAATGGATAAAAGTGGTGAAGCGGAAAGTGAAGATACCTTTACCGATTCCGCTAACGCCGTGAAAACCATGAAGCAGGAAGGCGCGCTTTCATATCGTCATGTAAAACGCATCGCTTTTGTCTGTGATGCCGGTATGGGCTCCAGCGCCATGGGCGCGACAACATTCCGTAAGCGGCTGGAAAAAGCCGGGTTAACCATTACTGTCATGCATTATGCCATCGAAAATGTCCCGACAGATGTCGATATTATCATCACCCACGCCAGCCTTGAAGGACGCGTTAAACGGGTAAGTAATAAACCGTTAGTGCTAATAAAAAATTATATTGGCGACCCGCACCTTGACGAGTTATTTAGCCATTTGACCGAAAAATAG
- the cmtB gene encoding PTS mannitol transporter subunit IIA has protein sequence MRLKDYFPEGAVKINESASNWQHAIDLSMAALLALGYIRDDYIKSIKEATLNNGPYYMLAPGIAMPHARPECGALKTGLSLTLLRQPVVFDVNNDPVKILIGLAAFDSSSHINAIQALSELLCDESNIQKLLNAQSEKQIKDILSLV, from the coding sequence ATGCGGTTAAAGGATTACTTCCCCGAGGGCGCTGTCAAAATAAATGAATCGGCAAGCAACTGGCAGCACGCTATCGATTTATCTATGGCAGCACTACTTGCTCTTGGATATATTCGTGATGATTATATTAAATCGATTAAAGAGGCTACGCTCAACAACGGTCCTTATTATATGCTCGCACCTGGTATTGCTATGCCGCATGCAAGACCGGAGTGTGGTGCGTTAAAAACGGGGTTGTCATTAACTTTACTCAGGCAACCTGTGGTTTTTGATGTAAATAATGATCCGGTTAAAATATTAATAGGTCTGGCAGCATTCGATTCCAGTTCACATATTAACGCTATTCAGGCATTAAGCGAACTGCTTTGTGATGAAAGTAATATCCAAAAACTGCTTAACGCGCAAAGCGAAAAACAGATTAAAGATATTCTATCTCTCGTCTGA
- the tkt gene encoding transketolase: MSSRKELANAIRALSMDAVQKAKSGHPGAPMGMADIAEVLWRDFLNHNPQNPSWADRDRFVLSNGHGSMLIYSLLHLTGYDLPIEELKNFRQLHSKTPGHPEVGYTAGVETTTGPLGQGIANAVGMAIAEKTLAAQFNRPGHDIVDHYTYAFMGDGCMMEGISHEVCSLAGTLGLGKLVAFYDDNGISIDGHVEGWFTDDTAARFEAYGWHVVRGVDGHDADAIKRAIEEAKSVTDKPSLLMCKTIIGFGSPNKAGTHDSHGAPLGDAEVALTREQLGWKHAAFDIPQDIYAQWDAKEMGAAKEKAWNEKFAAYAKAFPQEAAEFTRRMKGEMPEDFAAKANEFIAKLQANPAKIASRKASQNAIEAFGPWLPEFLGGSADLAPSNLTIWSGSKAINEDAAGNYIHYGVREFGMTAIANGISLHGGFVPYTSTFLMFVEYARNAVRMAALMKQRQVMVYTHDSIGLGEDGPTHQPVEQIASLRVTPNMSTWRPCDQVESAVAWKYGVERHDGPTALILSRQNLAQQERTEQQLADIARGGYVLKDSDGQPQVIFIATGSEVELAVGAWEKLTAEGIKARVVSMPSTDAFDKQDAAYRESVLPKAVSARVAVEAGIADYWYKYVGLNGAIVGMTTFGESAPAELLFEEFGFTVDNVVSKAKALL; encoded by the coding sequence ATGTCCTCACGTAAAGAGCTTGCCAACGCTATTCGTGCGCTGAGCATGGACGCAGTACAGAAAGCCAAATCCGGTCACCCGGGCGCCCCGATGGGCATGGCAGACATCGCCGAAGTCCTGTGGCGCGATTTCCTGAACCATAATCCACAAAACCCGTCCTGGGCTGACCGCGACCGCTTCGTGTTGTCCAACGGCCACGGCTCCATGCTGATTTACAGCCTGCTGCACCTCACCGGCTACGACCTGCCGATTGAAGAGCTGAAAAACTTCCGTCAGCTGCACTCCAAAACTCCGGGTCACCCGGAAGTGGGCTACACCGCGGGTGTGGAAACCACGACTGGCCCGCTGGGGCAGGGTATTGCTAACGCAGTAGGTATGGCTATCGCTGAGAAAACCCTCGCGGCGCAGTTTAACCGCCCGGGCCACGACATCGTCGACCACTACACCTACGCGTTCATGGGCGACGGCTGCATGATGGAAGGCATCTCCCACGAAGTCTGCTCTCTGGCGGGTACGCTTGGCCTTGGCAAACTGGTGGCGTTCTATGATGACAACGGCATCTCCATCGACGGCCACGTAGAAGGCTGGTTCACCGATGACACCGCAGCACGTTTCGAAGCCTACGGCTGGCACGTAGTGCGTGGCGTGGACGGTCACGATGCTGACGCGATCAAACGCGCCATCGAAGAAGCCAAATCGGTCACCGACAAACCGTCCCTGCTGATGTGCAAAACCATCATCGGTTTCGGTTCCCCAAACAAAGCCGGTACCCACGACTCCCACGGTGCGCCGCTGGGCGACGCCGAAGTGGCGCTGACCCGCGAACAGCTGGGCTGGAAACACGCCGCCTTCGACATCCCGCAGGACATTTATGCTCAGTGGGACGCGAAAGAAATGGGCGCGGCGAAAGAAAAAGCATGGAACGAGAAGTTTGCTGCCTACGCGAAAGCTTTCCCGCAGGAAGCCGCTGAATTCACCCGTCGTATGAAAGGTGAAATGCCGGAAGATTTCGCTGCAAAAGCGAATGAATTCATTGCCAAGCTGCAGGCAAACCCGGCTAAAATCGCCAGCCGTAAAGCATCCCAGAACGCCATCGAAGCCTTCGGCCCGTGGCTGCCGGAATTCCTCGGCGGCTCTGCTGACCTGGCACCAAGCAACCTGACCATCTGGTCTGGCTCGAAAGCGATTAACGAAGACGCCGCAGGCAACTACATCCATTACGGCGTGCGCGAATTCGGCATGACCGCCATTGCTAACGGCATCTCTCTGCACGGCGGTTTCGTGCCGTACACCTCCACCTTCCTGATGTTTGTGGAATATGCCCGTAACGCGGTGCGTATGGCGGCACTGATGAAACAGCGTCAGGTGATGGTTTACACCCACGACTCCATCGGTCTGGGCGAAGACGGCCCGACGCACCAGCCGGTCGAGCAGATCGCGTCCCTGCGCGTTACGCCAAACATGAGCACCTGGCGTCCGTGTGACCAGGTTGAATCCGCGGTAGCGTGGAAATATGGCGTTGAGCGTCACGATGGCCCGACCGCTCTGATCCTCTCCCGTCAGAACCTGGCGCAGCAGGAGCGTACCGAGCAGCAGCTGGCAGACATCGCCCGTGGTGGTTATGTGCTGAAAGACAGCGACGGCCAGCCGCAGGTGATCTTCATCGCCACCGGTTCCGAAGTTGAGCTGGCAGTGGGCGCATGGGAAAAACTGACGGCCGAAGGTATCAAAGCCCGCGTGGTTTCCATGCCGTCTACCGATGCGTTCGACAAGCAGGATGCCGCCTACCGCGAATCCGTGCTGCCGAAAGCCGTGTCCGCGCGTGTGGCAGTTGAAGCGGGTATCGCTGACTACTGGTACAAATACGTGGGCCTGAACGGCGCTATCGTTGGCATGACCACCTTCGGTGAGTCCGCCCCGGCAGAACTGCTGTTTGAAGAGTTCGGCTTCACGGTCGACAACGTGGTAAGCAAAGCAAAAGCACTGCTGTAA
- the loiP gene encoding metalloprotease LoiP encodes MKIRTALLALGVATALTGCQNMDSNGLMSSGAEAFQAYSLSDQQVIALSDEACKEMDSKATIAPASSAYSQRLAKIANALGDNINGQAVNYKVYQTKDVNAFAMANGCIRVYSGLMDMMDDNEVEAVIGHEMGHVALGHVKRGMQVALGTNAVRVAAASAGGVVGSLSQSQLGDLGEKLVNSQFSQRQESEADDYSYDLLRKRGINPAGLATSFEKLSKLEAGRQSSMFDDHPASEARAQHIRDRMAADGIK; translated from the coding sequence ATGAAGATTCGCACAGCATTGCTTGCTTTGGGTGTGGCAACGGCATTGACCGGCTGCCAGAACATGGATTCTAACGGCCTGATGAGCTCCGGCGCGGAAGCGTTCCAGGCGTACTCATTAAGCGATCAGCAGGTGATTGCGTTAAGCGATGAAGCCTGTAAAGAGATGGACAGCAAAGCGACTATCGCCCCGGCGAGCAGTGCTTACAGCCAGCGTCTGGCGAAAATCGCCAACGCGTTAGGCGATAACATTAACGGTCAGGCGGTGAACTACAAAGTTTACCAGACCAAAGATGTGAACGCCTTTGCGATGGCGAACGGCTGCATCCGCGTGTACAGCGGCCTGATGGATATGATGGACGACAACGAAGTTGAAGCGGTTATCGGCCATGAAATGGGCCACGTGGCGCTTGGTCATGTTAAGCGGGGTATGCAGGTCGCGCTGGGTACCAACGCGGTGCGCGTAGCGGCGGCGTCTGCCGGTGGGGTAGTGGGTAGCCTGTCGCAGTCGCAGCTTGGCGATCTGGGTGAAAAACTGGTCAACTCCCAGTTCTCCCAGCGTCAGGAATCCGAAGCGGATGACTACTCTTACGATCTGTTGCGCAAACGCGGCATTAACCCGGCCGGTCTGGCCACCAGCTTTGAGAAGCTGTCAAAACTGGAAGCAGGACGTCAGAGTTCGATGTTTGACGATCACCCGGCTTCCGAAGCGCGTGCCCAGCATATTCGCGACCGCATGGCGGCAGACGGCATCAAATAA
- the speB gene encoding agmatinase yields the protein MSTLGHQYDNSLVSNAFGFLRLPMNFQPYDSDADWVITGVPFDMATSGRAGGRHGPAAIRQVSTNLAWEHNRFPWNFDMRERLNVVDCGDLVYAFGDAREMSEKLQAHAEKLLAAGKRMLSFGGDHFVTLPLLRAHAKHFGKMALVHFDAHTDTYANGCEFDHGTMFYTAPKEGLIDPHHSVQIGIRTEFDKDNGFTVLDACQVNDRSVDDILAQVKQIVGDMPVYLSFDIDCLDPAFAPGTGTPVIGGLTSDRAIKLVRGLKDLNIVGMDVVEVAPAYDQSEITALAAATLALEMLYIQAAKKGE from the coding sequence ATGAGCACCTTAGGTCATCAGTACGATAACTCTCTGGTATCTAACGCCTTTGGTTTTTTACGCCTTCCGATGAATTTCCAGCCGTATGACAGTGATGCTGACTGGGTGATCACCGGTGTGCCTTTTGATATGGCGACCTCAGGTCGTGCCGGTGGCCGTCACGGCCCGGCGGCGATCCGTCAGGTTTCCACCAACCTCGCCTGGGAGCACAACCGTTTCCCGTGGAACTTCGACATGCGCGAGCGCCTGAATGTCGTCGACTGTGGCGATCTGGTATATGCCTTCGGCGATGCGCGCGAAATGAGCGAAAAATTACAGGCCCACGCGGAAAAACTGCTGGCTGCCGGTAAACGTATGCTCTCCTTCGGCGGTGACCACTTCGTCACGCTGCCGCTGCTGCGCGCCCATGCGAAACACTTTGGTAAAATGGCGCTGGTGCATTTCGATGCACACACCGACACTTACGCTAACGGCTGCGAGTTCGACCATGGCACCATGTTCTACACCGCGCCGAAAGAAGGCCTGATCGATCCGCACCACTCCGTGCAGATCGGTATCCGTACCGAGTTCGATAAAGACAATGGCTTTACCGTACTGGATGCCTGTCAGGTGAACGACCGCAGCGTGGACGACATTCTCGCCCAGGTAAAACAGATCGTTGGCGACATGCCGGTTTACCTGAGCTTTGATATCGACTGTCTGGATCCGGCGTTCGCACCGGGCACCGGCACGCCGGTGATTGGCGGGCTGACGTCCGATCGTGCCATTAAACTGGTGCGCGGCCTGAAAGACCTGAACATCGTGGGTATGGACGTGGTGGAAGTCGCACCGGCTTACGATCAGTCTGAGATCACGGCGCTGGCCGCCGCGACGCTGGCCCTGGAGATGCTGTATATCCAGGCCGCCAAGAAAGGCGAGTAA